A single window of Lepisosteus oculatus isolate fLepOcu1 chromosome 29, fLepOcu1.hap2, whole genome shotgun sequence DNA harbors:
- the hsh2d gene encoding hematopoietic SH2 domain-containing protein homolog isoform X2 — MYKPVGCFLIRVSESRIGYTLSCRADDRCRHYMIDVLRNGQYIIVGENTSHRSLQDLVDFYRRIPLMPHNELLLSTCGQAPNASADYAELLHGWGNIPGSPSAGMRPSTSPSNLPHSDSLAKRRSPMDGLPPLPNHCPVPAAGELSQAKPSAPFSSPLPAASLYPCLPTELAAMSLSTDIATEVMPIPLPRKKKTQKSAPSVELPTELPSQTFLPQTQVQTSSGPVQTQPSTLICTETPLTRSNPCFGVPSCELASTEKGGLANPPKDPPRKKSLEEHTYEEPFQHASAGSVAEPPVRRDASARRDTEGDSAEERNIYEEIWQEKKEQKACPATTSSSPRATKTMVFSPDDPVYGSGTLVSVHNEQPGVPVEYLHPPPFAPGY, encoded by the exons ATGTACAAACCAGTCGGATGTTTCCTCATCCGGGTCAGTGAGAGCCGCATCGGGTATACTTTGTCCTGCCG AGCCGACGACCGCTGCAGACACTACATGATCGACGTGCTGCGCAACGGCCAGTACATCATCGTGGGAGAGAACACCTCCCACAGGTCTCTCCAGGACCTGGTGGATTTCTACCGGAGGATTCCCCTCATGCCACACAACGAGTTGCTCCTCTCCACCTGCGGCCAG GCCCCAAATGCCAGTGCTGACTATGCTGAGCTGCTGCATGGCTGGGGAAACATCCCAGGATCCCCATCTGCTGGCATGAGACCCAGCACCTCGCCCAGTAACTTGCCACATTCCGACTCTCTGGCAAAACGCCGCTCGCCCATGGACGGCCTCCCACCCCTCCCCAATCACTGCCCCGTTCCTGCTGCAGGGGAGCTGTCCCAGGCCAAACCAAGCGCCCCCTTTTCTTCCCCACTGCCAGCGGCCAGTCTGTACCCTTGCCTGCCCACTGAGCTGGCTGCTATGAGCCTCTCCACGGACATA GCAACTGAAGTCATGCCAATACCTTTACCAAGGAAAAAGAAGACCCAGAAATCAGCGCCGTCTGTGGAGCTGCCTACGGAATTGCCCTCCCAGACCTTTCTGCCACAGACCCAGGTGCAAACCAGCAGTGGTCCGGTCCAGACCCAGCCCAGCACCTTGATTTGCACAGAAACGCCTTTGACACGCTCCAACCCATGCTTTGGGGTGCCATCTTGCGAGCTTGCCAGTACAGAGAAGGGAGGCCTTGCAAATCCCCCCAAGGACCCCCCCAGAAAGAAGAGTCTGGAAGAGCACACATACGAAGAGCCCTTCCAGCATGCCTCTGCTGGCAGTGTTGCCGAGCCTCCTGTTCGGAGAGACGCTTCAGCCAGGCGTGACACCGAGGGTGACTCCGCAGAGGAACGAAATATTTATGAGGAAATTTGGCAAGAGAAGAAGGAGCAAAAGGCCTGTCCTGCCACCACCTCATCTTCTCCCAGGGCTACCAAAACAATGGTCTTCAGCCCTG
- the hsh2d gene encoding hematopoietic SH2 domain-containing protein homolog isoform X1, whose product MSHRHESAKHQEALKWFTEFQIDRVIRNGVVPDWFHGIISRKNAEDLLMYKPVGCFLIRVSESRIGYTLSCRADDRCRHYMIDVLRNGQYIIVGENTSHRSLQDLVDFYRRIPLMPHNELLLSTCGQAPNASADYAELLHGWGNIPGSPSAGMRPSTSPSNLPHSDSLAKRRSPMDGLPPLPNHCPVPAAGELSQAKPSAPFSSPLPAASLYPCLPTELAAMSLSTDIATEVMPIPLPRKKKTQKSAPSVELPTELPSQTFLPQTQVQTSSGPVQTQPSTLICTETPLTRSNPCFGVPSCELASTEKGGLANPPKDPPRKKSLEEHTYEEPFQHASAGSVAEPPVRRDASARRDTEGDSAEERNIYEEIWQEKKEQKACPATTSSSPRATKTMVFSPDDPVYGSGTLVSVHNEQPGVPVEYLHPPPFAPGY is encoded by the exons ATGAGCCATCGGCACGAGAGCGCGAAACACCAAGAGGCGCTCAAGTGGTTCACAGAATTCCAGATCGACCGCGTGATCAGGAATGGAGTTGTTCCTGACTGGTTCCATGGCATCATCTCTAGAAA GAACGCCGAAGACTTACTGATGTACAAACCAGTCGGATGTTTCCTCATCCGGGTCAGTGAGAGCCGCATCGGGTATACTTTGTCCTGCCG AGCCGACGACCGCTGCAGACACTACATGATCGACGTGCTGCGCAACGGCCAGTACATCATCGTGGGAGAGAACACCTCCCACAGGTCTCTCCAGGACCTGGTGGATTTCTACCGGAGGATTCCCCTCATGCCACACAACGAGTTGCTCCTCTCCACCTGCGGCCAG GCCCCAAATGCCAGTGCTGACTATGCTGAGCTGCTGCATGGCTGGGGAAACATCCCAGGATCCCCATCTGCTGGCATGAGACCCAGCACCTCGCCCAGTAACTTGCCACATTCCGACTCTCTGGCAAAACGCCGCTCGCCCATGGACGGCCTCCCACCCCTCCCCAATCACTGCCCCGTTCCTGCTGCAGGGGAGCTGTCCCAGGCCAAACCAAGCGCCCCCTTTTCTTCCCCACTGCCAGCGGCCAGTCTGTACCCTTGCCTGCCCACTGAGCTGGCTGCTATGAGCCTCTCCACGGACATA GCAACTGAAGTCATGCCAATACCTTTACCAAGGAAAAAGAAGACCCAGAAATCAGCGCCGTCTGTGGAGCTGCCTACGGAATTGCCCTCCCAGACCTTTCTGCCACAGACCCAGGTGCAAACCAGCAGTGGTCCGGTCCAGACCCAGCCCAGCACCTTGATTTGCACAGAAACGCCTTTGACACGCTCCAACCCATGCTTTGGGGTGCCATCTTGCGAGCTTGCCAGTACAGAGAAGGGAGGCCTTGCAAATCCCCCCAAGGACCCCCCCAGAAAGAAGAGTCTGGAAGAGCACACATACGAAGAGCCCTTCCAGCATGCCTCTGCTGGCAGTGTTGCCGAGCCTCCTGTTCGGAGAGACGCTTCAGCCAGGCGTGACACCGAGGGTGACTCCGCAGAGGAACGAAATATTTATGAGGAAATTTGGCAAGAGAAGAAGGAGCAAAAGGCCTGTCCTGCCACCACCTCATCTTCTCCCAGGGCTACCAAAACAATGGTCTTCAGCCCTG
- the rab8a gene encoding ras-related protein Rab-8A yields MAKTYDYLFKLLLIGDSGVGKTCVLFRFSEDAFNSTFISTIGIDFKIRTIELDGKKIKLQIWDTAGQERFRTITTAYYRGAMGIMLVYDITNEKSFDNIKNWIRNIEEHASADVEKMVLGNKCDVNEKRQVSKERGEKLALEYGIKFMETSAKANINVENAFLTLARDIKAKMDKKLEGNSPQGSNQGVKITSDQQKKSSFFRCDLL; encoded by the exons ATGGCGAAGACTTACGATTACTTGTTTAAACTACTGCTAATCGGGGATTCGGGAGTTGGGAAGACCTGCGTTTTGTTCAGATTTTCAGAGGATGCCTTTAACTCAACGTTTATCTCCACTATAG GTATTGactttaaaattagaacaatagAACTAGATGGGAAGAAGATTAAGCTACAGATATG GGATACAGCAGGGCAGGAGCGATTCCGAACCATCACAACGGCTTACTACAGAGGAGCCATG GGCATTATGTTAGTATATGACATCACCAATGAGAAATCATTTGACAACATCAAGAACTGGATACGGAACATTGAAGAG CATGCGTCGGCGGATGTGGAGAAGATGGTTCTGGGAAACAAGTGCGATGTCAACGAGAAACGGCAGGTCTCTAAAGAACGAGGAGAGAAG TTGGCGTTGGAGTATGGGATAAAGTTCATGGAGACCAGTGCAAAGGCCAACATCAATGTGGAAAAT gCGTTTTTAACACTTGCCAGAGATATCAAAGCAAAAATGGACAAGAAATTG GAGGGGAACAGCCCCCAAGGCAGCAACCAGGGAGTGAAGATCACCTCAGATCAACAGAAGAAAAGCAGTTTCTTCCGATGTGACCTGCTGTGA
- the LOC102692574 gene encoding small ribosomal subunit protein eS27-like, with protein MPLATDLMHPLYEVEKRRHKKKRLVQSPNSYFMDVKCPGCYRIATVFSHAQRVVPCAGCSYVLCQPKGGKCRLTEGCSFRRKQH; from the exons ATGCCG CTCGCCACCGACCTGATGCACCCCCTCTACGAggtggagaagaggaggcacaAGAAGAAGAGACTGGTGCAGAGCCCCAACTCCTACTTCATGGACGTCAAGTGTCCAG GCTGCTACAGGATCGCCACGGTGTTCAGCCACGCACAGAGAGTGGTGCCCTGCGCCGGGTGCTCCTACGTCCTGTGTCAACCCAAAGGAGGAAAGTGCCGCCTGACAGAAG GCTGCTCGTTCAGGAGAAAGCAACACTGA